GTTTGCCCGGCCGACGCAAGCCCTGGACACCGCTGACAAGCTGCTAGAGTTTCGTGTCAGCGAGGCCAGCCAATCCAGCACGTTTCTCACCCTGTTCTACCTGTTTGTGATTGTTATTTTGCTGGCGTCGGCCTTTGCCCTGTCCAGCCAGCGCATGGCCCAAAGCAAAACGGCCGGCTCGGCCGTCGGTTTCGCCAGCCTGGCGGCGCTGCTGTTGGTCGGGCTATTTCTGGTCAGCGTTACCAATATGCGCATCATTCAGGCGGATATGGTCTATAAGCGGGGCAAACCCTTCGACCAACAGGCGTCCCAACAGCGCGATTTGCAGACCTGGGATGTGGCTATCGCTATTTATGAGCGGGCGATTGAGATGGCCCCGCGTGAAGATTTTTACTATCTTTTCCTGGGGCGCGCCCTGCTGGAGCGCTCCACGCTGACCGAAGATGTGGTTGAAAAGGAGACGTTTTTGGACCAGGCGGCGGCCCGGCTGCGGCGGGCGCAAGACATTAATCCGCTCAACACCGACCATACGGCCAACCTGGCGCGCCTGAATACGCGCTGGACCGAATTGACCCAGGATGCCGCCAAACGGGCCGGCCATCTGGCCGATGCCGAAACCTATTACCGGGAAGCAATGGCGCTTAGCCCACAAAATTCGGTGATTCGTAATGAGTACGCTCGCCTGGTGTTGGGGCTGCAAAATGATTGCGATAGGGCGCTGGCTGTTTATGATGAGGCTGTGGCCATAGACCCGTATTACGACGCCAACTTCTTTGGCCGGTCCGATACGTTGGTCTCTTGCGCGGCCGAACTGCCAGAGGCAGAACGACTGGTGTATTATGATCGCGCCCTGGCCGACATCCAATCTGGTCTGGCGTTGAGTCCCAGGAGCCTGCAAGCCTGGCTGCGGGCGGCCCAGTTGAACCAGGAATTGGGTGATTCGGCCGCGGCAATCGCCGCCTATGAGGAAGTGCGCAGTCTGAACACCGGCGGTGCGGTCCCGGTCTGGCAGGTGGATTATGTGCTGGCGACTCTGAACCGGGATGCCGGCAATACAGAGCAGGCGATTGCCGCCGCGCAGCGGGCGTTAACCACCGCTCCGGCCGAATCTACAGCGCAGGTGCAGGCGCTGCTGCAAGAGTTAACCGGCCAGCCGGTTACGCTGCCAGAATCACCGCCGCCGCCGGAACCGACCTCGCTGGAGGGGGAACGGCCGTTGGCCCAACTCTCCCCCGCCGCGCGCAACAATGTCTTCGATGCGCCGCCGCCGCTGACCATTGATGGCAACGGCCGTTACGAAGCTATCATCACCACCGCCAAAGGGGAAATGCGCCTGCGCCTCTTCGCCGATGTCGCCCCATTGGCTGTCAATAACTTCATTTTTCTCGCCAACCAGGGCTTTTATGATGGCACAACCTTCCACCGGGTGTTGGAAGGGTTCATGGCTCAGGGCGGCGACCCCACCGGCACGGGCGGCGGCGGTCCCGGCTACCAATTCGTCAACGAAACCAGCGACGGCCTCGGCTTCGACCGCCCCGGGATGTTGGCGATGGCCAACGCCGGACCAGACACCAACGGCAGTCAGTTTTTCATTACTTTTGCGCCGGCCGGCTGGCTGGATGACGGCTACACCATTTTTGGCGAGCTGCTGGCCGGTGAAGATGTGCTCAATTCACTCACGCGGCGCGATCCGCAAGCCAACCCGACGCAGCCGGGCGACCTGATTCAGCGGATTGACATTATCGAAGGCGAGCAGTAGCGTGCAAGCGGTTCTGGTGATATTTGTGATTGCCCTGGCGGTAACGGCCGTTAGCATCCCCTGGGTGCGTAAAGCGGCCATTGGCCTCGGTTTTGTAGACGCCCCGGCGCAGCGCAAATTGCACACCGACCCCATTCCCTTAATGGGCGGCGTCGCCATCTTTGGTGGGGCGATGATTGCGGTGTTGGCCTTTGCCAACGGCCTGGCCAGTTCAGTGATCGGCGTCGCCCTGGCGCTTAGTCTGGTCGCCCTGGTTGGTCTGGTAGACGACCGCATTGGGCTGCCGGCCTGGGCCAAGTTAGGCGCGCAGTTCCTGGCTTTTCTGGTCCTGGCTTACTTCGGCATCCGCGTGCAGCTTCCCATCCCCGATGCGCTCAATTACCTGCTCACCTTCTTGTGGCTGGCGGGCATCAGCAACGCCATCAATTTCCTGGATAACATGGATGGTCTGAGCGCCGGCGTCAGCGCGGTGGCGGCGTCGTTTATGCTGCTGCTCGGCCTGCAGAACAATCAATTCCTGGTATCGGCGCTGGCGGCGGCTATTTTGGGGTCTTGTCTGGGATTTCTGCGCTACAACTTTAAACCGGCGCAGATTTTTATGGGGGATGCGGGTTCTCTGTTTTTGGGCTTTTCGCTGGCGATTTTAGGGCTGCAACTGCGCTTTCCTGGCAACGTCAGTTTTGTCACCTGGATGGTCCCGGTATTTATCTTGGGTCTGCCTATTTTTGATACGACGCTGGTGGTGATTTCGCGCATTCGGCGTGGCGTTAGCCCTAACACGGCTGGGAAAGATCACACCAGCCACCGGCTGGTGAATAGGGGCTACAGCCAACGCGAAGCTGTTTTGCTGCTGTACCTCATCACCGGGGCATTTGGCATGATTGGTCTCTTTGTCACCAAGGCCACCGTGGCCGAAGGGTATCTCATCGCTGCCGTAGCCGCGGTGGTGGCCCTGTATGCCATCTACCGGTTGGAGAAAGAGGGCGCGGCTGAACGGCCGTGATCCCTACATGGAAGGGGAAATGATGGACTGGGACGCCCTTTTAGCGGATTGTGTGCGCTTTGCCCAACGATTGGTGCAGACGCCGAGTATGCCCTTTGCCGAACGGCCGTTAGCCGAATTGGCTGCCGCCGAACTACGCGCCCTGGGCTGCGACGAAGTGTGGCTGGATGCGATGGGCAACGTCAACGGCCGTCTTTACGGCCAGGACCGCAGCTTGCCGGCGTTGGTCCTCAACAGCCACACCGACCACGTAGACCCCGGCGACCTGGCCCTGTGGCCCACGCCGCCATTCGCCGCCGAGATTGTAGACGGCCGTATCGTCGGCCGCGGCGCGGCGGATATTAAAGGACCGCTGGCAGTGCAGGTGTACGCCCTGGCCGGACTCATTCGTCATGGCGAACGCCCGCGCCGCGATGTCGTGTTTAGCGGCGTGGTGCAGGAGGAAATTGGCGGCGCGGGGGCCAGATTCTGGGTGGAAAACCTGGATTATCCGGTGGCCCTGGTGGTCCTGGGCGAACCTTCCAACAATGACATTGCCGTGGGGCATCGGGGGATTTTGCAGATGTGGCTGCGGCTGCACGGCCGTTCCGTCCATGCCAGCGTGCCGGAAAAAGGGTGTAATCCCAACTACAAATTAGCCGATTTTTTGCAAGCCTTGCAGGCGCACAAAGACGAACTGGGACGTCATCCTCTGTTAGGCCCCACCACTGTCGCCCCCACCATCGTGGAGGTAGATACCAAGAGCGGCAACGTCACTCCCGCCTGGGCGCGTGTGCTGCTGGATTTTCGCACGGCCGCCGAAAGCGCCAACAGCCTGCAAGCCTTCATCCACGCTCTGGTCGGCGATTGGCCCCACGACATCAGCAGCGCTTGGGACGCGCCCGACACGCCGCTGCCCGACTCCGACGAGACGATTTACGGCTTCTACACCCCGCCAGACAGCGCTGTGGTCACACGGGCCAAAGCGGCCATTGATGCCGGCATGGGGCGGTCGGCCGATTTGTTTAGCTACCAGTTTGCTACCGACGGCCGTCACTTTGCCCCCTATGGCATCCCCATCATCGGTTATTCGCCGGCCGAAGAAGCGCAGGCGCACGTAGCCGGAGAAAGCATCAGCATCGCCAAAATGGACAAGGCGCTGCGCGGGTATGTGGCGCTGCTGCGTCGTTTTTAGATGAGGAAAAGCTGTCTGGCGGTCTGGGCGATGACGCCGGCCGGATGGTCATGCAGCTGCGTGATGCTTGTGGCAGCCAGGGTGGAGGGCAGCGGCCGTCCGCCGCTTGCTCCTAACCCCATGAATGGATACAAACCGGGTTGATACATCTCTTCCACGCCGCTGATATGCTGTTCCACCCGGCCGTGATGGTTTAGCAGTGTCAGGTCAGTGAACAGCGTGCCGCGCCGACTGCCCTTGCGCCAGAAGGCGATGGAAGATGGGCCAAAGGTGACGGCCGTCTCCCGCACACTTTCCCCCGCTGCCAGGGCCGGCAGAGCTACATCGTAAACGGCCGTGTCGTGCCACACAAAGCAGCGCTGTTCGGCGAAGACACGATGATAGCCGGCCAGCGTGGGGCCATACGGCGAGGCCCAAAACTGCGTCTGCCGCCGGTGGGCGGTGGCGATGGCTTCCTCCACGTACAGACCGCGCTGCATCGCCCCGCGCATGATCCAATTCCCGGCGATGCGGTAAAGGTGGCGGGGTGTGGCAGCGAACACGGCCGTTTCGCCAAACAGTTCCGTCGCCAACATCTGCATCTTGCGCGGCTGCCCACCGCCGATGTCCAACAGCAATAGCTGCTGGCTGTCCGGCGGGTTTACCGCCAGACCATCGCCAAACAAAGCAAAGCGACAGCCGGCGCGCCCGTTAAACAGGGCGGTTTCCCGCAGGATGCCACCGATGCCCAACTCCACCAGCCGGAACTGCTCGCCGTCATGTACGACTGCCCGTAAACGGCCGTTATCCATCACCCGCACCGCCTCAATAGAACCAGGCGTGGTCAGCAGGCAGGCGGCGGTGGCTGTTGTCTGGTCGGGTACGGCCGTCAAAACGGGTAATACGTCTATCTGATTATTCGTATAGCCATTAAGAAGCGCAACCGGAAATGACCCACGCTGGCCGCGTTCAAACACGTCACGCACATGTTGGCGCAGGGCGGGCGAGAGGGACGCCGGTGGTACGGCCGCTGCGGGATAGACCACAGCGGGGTGCAAAATGCTCACACCGGCCTGGGCACGGGCGGCCAGCGTTTTGTGCTGCGGGTGGACGCCGCCATAAGGATGCACGCCGAGCAAGCTGCGCACCAACAAGACAAAAAACGCATACCAGTCGGTGGCCTGGGAGAAATACGGCCGTTGGCCGAAGTCAGCCACGCCATAAAGCTGGGGGTCGAGGAACAGCTCCATCGCCACCGGGCAGGGGAAGGGGCTGATCTGGTAGCTGTCCACGTCCAACCAGGCCGGCAGGCCGGAGAGACGCGCCCCTGGCGTGAGGAATATATTCTGGTCGTTGAGGTCGCCAACGATGACGCCAAGCCGGTGTAGGGCGCTGAGGGTGGCGTGGATTCGTTGGAACAGCGCCAGGACGTCGGCAGTGGTGATGCCCTGCTGGTGGCGAAAATGGAGGTTGGACAGCTTTTTGATGGGCGCGCTGCCGACTGGCAGCCGGGCCATCTGAAAGCCGATCACCAGCCCGCGTTGGTCGGTTGCCAGGGCTGAGGGGCCAAGCACACCGGGCGGCAGGCGTTGGCTGAGGCCGCTGTTTAGCAGGTGGCGTAGTTTGGCGGCGTGGGCGGGTCGGGGCTGGTGGTAGAGTTTTACGGCCGTCTCCCCCAGACCAAACACCATGCCCTCGCCGCCCGACTGAATCACCTGCGTGGCATCCAGGGTAATGGTTTGTTGATTGATGATGATGGTTTGTTGGGTCATGGTTTGTTGCGCCAGGGCTGTTCTTGGTTAGTTAAGTGTATTTATAACACTAAATAATAGTGTAATAAAAACACAATGTCAACTTCCAGTTGCCTGTCCGCCAATAAGTGGTACGATTTTGGGGCGAAGAAGTTGGCTGCGTTGATCGCTTGTTAGCCAAGACCAACCGCCATAGTGGAAGTATTCAGGAGCCAGTATTCAGTTTTCACTGTGTGTTTTTCAGAGGCAATGCCGACTGGAAACTGGTCACTGAATACCTATCACTGCTACCAGTGAACCATCTACGAGGAGTGTTTATGCCACAACCGACTCCCTTTCACGGCCGTGCAGCGGCTGTATGCGAAAGTCATGAATGGCGTACCTGGGCCGGCTACCTGGCGGCGGCCGTTTATGAACCCTCCCATGAGCGCGAGTATTACGCCATCCGCAACAGCGCCGCCCTGATCGACGTGTCGCCGCTGTTCAAGTACGAAATCAGCGGCCCGGACGCCGCCCGGCTGGTGGACCGCATCATCACCCGTGACGTGAGCAAATGCCGCGTGGGGCAGGTATTGTACACCCCCTGGTGCAACGAAGATGGCAGCGTGATAGACGATGGCACGGTCCATCGTCTGGCCGAAAACCATTTCCGCATAACTGCCGCCGATCCGAATCTACGTTGGTTTCAGGATGTGGGCTACGGCCTGGACGCCCGCGTGGTGGACGTGTCGGCCGATCTGGCCGCCCTGTCCCTGCAAGGCCCTAGCAGCCGCGCCATCCTCAAAGAGCTGATCCACGACATCAACTTCGATAAACTGCCCTTCTTCCGCTTCGCGCAGGGCACGCTCGATGAGTACCCTGTCACCGTCTCGCGTACCGGCTACACCGGCGACCTGGGCTACGAACTCTGGCTGCGCCCAGGAGACGCTGAGCCGATTTGGGACCGCCTGATGGAGACCGGGGTGCGTTACGGCGCGCTGCCCGTCGGCATGGTGGCCCTGGACATCGCCCGCATTGAAGCCGGGCTGCTGCTGATCGAAGTGGACTACATCTCCGTCCAATACGCCGTCAGCGAGGCGCAAAAATCGTCGCCCTATGAGTTGGGGCTGGGCTGGGCGGTGGACCTGGGCAAGGGGAATTTTATCGGCCGCAAGGCGCTGCGGGCGGAGCAGGCGCGCGGATCCAAATGGGCCTTTGTCGGGCTGCACATTGATTGGACCGACCTGGAGCGATTGTTTGCGCGGGAGAATTTACCGCCGAAAGTGGCGGGGCGGGCTTCGCGCACGGCCGTTCCCCTCTACCAAAACAATCGCCAGCAGATCGGCCAGGCCACCAGCCAGACCTTCTCGCCCATCCTCAAGCAGTACATCGCCATCGGCACGGTGCTGACGGAATATGCCACGCCGGGCACGGCCGTGCAAATGGAGGTGACGGTGGAATATGGCCGCGAACGGGTGCAGGCAACGGTGGTGAAGACGCCGTTTTATGAGCCAGCGTGGAAAAGAGATTAGAGATTGGAGACTGGAGATTGGAGACTGAAAACGGGGAGGCGTGGATGGAGATGATTATTAGTCGTAATTTAACGTCGCATACGTTTAATGAAAGCACGGCCGTTAAAATCGCCACCGCCATCCGCAGCACCTATTTTGCCGAGTTCATCACCTTCCAACGCAAAATGAACCGTATTAAACAGGAAGAACAGACGTGACATTTGGTTTGAAGCTGTCCGTTATCCAACAAATTAGCACTGTCCTGGCCCGGCCCGGTATCCCCAGGTAAAAAGCGATCCTGTATGGTTCGCGTGCGAAAGGCAGCGCCAAACGGGGTTCAGACATTGACTTGACGTTGGTAGGCAAACAAGATTTAACCCTCAAGATTTTGTATCAGATTATTGCTGAGATTGACGATCTGTACTTGCCCTACACCAATGACTTGTCTATTCACAGCCAGATCAGTGACGCCGACTTGTTGGATCACATCAGGCGTGTCGGCATAACATTTTACGAAAAACAAGAACAACCACATGAAACAACAATATGATGCCATCATCATCGGCGGCGGGCACAATGGGCTGATCACGGCCGCCTACCTGGCCAAAGCAGGCAAAAAAGTGCTGGTGCTGGAAAAGCGCTACCTGGTCGGCGGGGCCAGCGTCAGCGAAGAAATCTACCCCGGCTTCAAATACACCGTCTTCTCCTACGTCGTCAGCCTGCTGCGGCCGGACATCGTGCGCGATTTGCAGCTTGCCCGGCACGGCCTGACCATCCTGCCGCTGGAGAGCACCCTCACGCCGCTGGCCAACGGCGACTACCTCTACCGCGATGGCGACCATTACCGCAGCCTGCGCGACATCGCCCGCCACTCGGAACGAGACGCCGGGGCGTATGACGATTACGGCCGTTCCATGTACTTCATGGCCAAAGCGGTCAAATATATCCTCAGCATGGTCCCGCCCGACCCCACTTCGCGCAATCCCGCCGATTGGCTCAGCCTGCTGGACATGGCCCGCCACTTTCTGGGCCTGGGCGAAGAGCAGCTTTACCTGCTGGCCAAACTGATGACCATGAGCGCCGCCGACTTTCTCGACCAATGGTTCGAGTCCGACCCGCTCAAGGGCACGATGTCGGCCAGCGGCATTATCGGGACCTACCTGGGGCCGCGCTCGCCGGGCACGGCCTACGTCCTGCTGCACCATTACATGGGCGAGATTGATGGCGCTTTTCGCGCCTGGGGCTTCGCCAAGGGCGGCACAGGCGGCGTCGCCGACGCTATAGCCCGCGCTGCACAGGCGTGGGGCGCGGAGATTCGCTGCAACGCCCCGG
This genomic stretch from Candidatus Leptovillus gracilis harbors:
- a CDS encoding undecaprenyl/decaprenyl-phosphate alpha-N-acetylglucosaminyl 1-phosphate transferase, which codes for MQAVLVIFVIALAVTAVSIPWVRKAAIGLGFVDAPAQRKLHTDPIPLMGGVAIFGGAMIAVLAFANGLASSVIGVALALSLVALVGLVDDRIGLPAWAKLGAQFLAFLVLAYFGIRVQLPIPDALNYLLTFLWLAGISNAINFLDNMDGLSAGVSAVAASFMLLLGLQNNQFLVSALAAAILGSCLGFLRYNFKPAQIFMGDAGSLFLGFSLAILGLQLRFPGNVSFVTWMVPVFILGLPIFDTTLVVISRIRRGVSPNTAGKDHTSHRLVNRGYSQREAVLLLYLITGAFGMIGLFVTKATVAEGYLIAAVAAVVALYAIYRLEKEGAAERP
- a CDS encoding M20/M25/M40 family metallo-hydrolase, coding for MPSTGWRKRARLNGRDPYMEGEMMDWDALLADCVRFAQRLVQTPSMPFAERPLAELAAAELRALGCDEVWLDAMGNVNGRLYGQDRSLPALVLNSHTDHVDPGDLALWPTPPFAAEIVDGRIVGRGAADIKGPLAVQVYALAGLIRHGERPRRDVVFSGVVQEEIGGAGARFWVENLDYPVALVVLGEPSNNDIAVGHRGILQMWLRLHGRSVHASVPEKGCNPNYKLADFLQALQAHKDELGRHPLLGPTTVAPTIVEVDTKSGNVTPAWARVLLDFRTAAESANSLQAFIHALVGDWPHDISSAWDAPDTPLPDSDETIYGFYTPPDSAVVTRAKAAIDAGMGRSADLFSYQFATDGRHFAPYGIPIIGYSPAEEAQAHVAGESISIAKMDKALRGYVALLRRF
- a CDS encoding aminomethyl transferase family protein is translated as MFMPQPTPFHGRAAAVCESHEWRTWAGYLAAAVYEPSHEREYYAIRNSAALIDVSPLFKYEISGPDAARLVDRIITRDVSKCRVGQVLYTPWCNEDGSVIDDGTVHRLAENHFRITAADPNLRWFQDVGYGLDARVVDVSADLAALSLQGPSSRAILKELIHDINFDKLPFFRFAQGTLDEYPVTVSRTGYTGDLGYELWLRPGDAEPIWDRLMETGVRYGALPVGMVALDIARIEAGLLLIEVDYISVQYAVSEAQKSSPYELGLGWAVDLGKGNFIGRKALRAEQARGSKWAFVGLHIDWTDLERLFARENLPPKVAGRASRTAVPLYQNNRQQIGQATSQTFSPILKQYIAIGTVLTEYATPGTAVQMEVTVEYGRERVQATVVKTPFYEPAWKRD
- a CDS encoding nucleotidyltransferase substrate binding protein, with the translated sequence MEMIISRNLTSHTFNESTAVKIATAIRSTYFAEFITFQRKMNRIKQEEQT
- a CDS encoding NAD(P)/FAD-dependent oxidoreductase, yielding MKQQYDAIIIGGGHNGLITAAYLAKAGKKVLVLEKRYLVGGASVSEEIYPGFKYTVFSYVVSLLRPDIVRDLQLARHGLTILPLESTLTPLANGDYLYRDGDHYRSLRDIARHSERDAGAYDDYGRSMYFMAKAVKYILSMVPPDPTSRNPADWLSLLDMARHFLGLGEEQLYLLAKLMTMSAADFLDQWFESDPLKGTMSASGIIGTYLGPRSPGTAYVLLHHYMGEIDGAFRAWGFAKGGTGGVADAIARAAQAWGAEIRCNAPVAQVIVKNNRAIGVALENGDEIYADAVASSLDPKLTFLKLVDPKQLPTDLVASIHKFNTRGSSGKVNLALDVLPDLTCMPGPGRHLAGAISISPSIDYIERAYDEAKYGEFSQRPYIDCILPSVIDPGMAPPGKHVMSCFVQYAPYDLNGGWNDARREAFGDAVIDTLSQYMPNLKNIILHRQVLTPLDIEEMIGLSQGNIFQGELSLSQLFFLRPAAGWAKYRTPIKGYWQCGSGTHPGGGIMGAPGQLAALEMLKDG